The Candidatus Nanosynbacter lyticus genome window below encodes:
- a CDS encoding HAD-IC family P-type ATPase encodes MRDYLDIIKRNLLSPIVLAIFLLAGALIYVREYRDAWFISVVIVVNSLIGIVQEIRAKRVLHRLELMSAPRARVLRDGQAVEVPYDSLVVGDEIILRAGDELPADAAVTASKGLELNESMLTGESAAVEKAAGDTVLAATTVLAGEGTARVTAVGDQTKAGAISQVLKRYKPELTPLQVAIWRAITFLTYGAIILAALIFTVYYLSGDNVVIILKTITSAAVTVVPEGLLLASSLLLAFGSLRLAQAKVLPQKLAAIEAMALLNLLAVDKTGTLTSDEVTLERVVAFDEMMPANSITDTSEKSAAQATAGSPARRFSEIKLSEAASDVAELAALIAHETSGGNITGQAILAELTPSKHADIIEVMAFSSARKMAGVRAKVDGTVRTLMMGAPEFVAKLAPVDTMLQRQLDEWADSGLRVLMLAEFDDETTKLKDLPDSSGRAIGAVILRNSLRDGVIDTVKFLQQQGVVIRVISGDNPRTVQHIAREAGIANPDKAILGSVLAGLSDKAFNKAADEHTIFARVLPEQKERLIAHFKQSGKFTGMVGDGVNDALALKKSDLGVAMYAGAPASRRVADIILLNNSFTSLPIGMKLGNRIMQAIEVIATLFFHKIIYGVVLLLSTMLVGLNYPYAPRHITFLNIFLVTMPTIMWTLFPPRPRHRVNPAHFWRDTLQAVAPIALLTGLTVAFTYWSGVTLHPHQAAEAATMTVLTATFFGIYLVFLVGPMLGVVLDRRAHLARTLYMAGVLFVTLVSFGIEPLRQFFDFTMPNVALLWPGIAVVIPVALAQWWLARRAGRKFADMVEAADERTKTNRPE; translated from the coding sequence ATGCGAGATTATCTAGACATTATCAAGAGAAATTTACTATCGCCAATTGTACTGGCGATTTTCCTGCTGGCCGGGGCGCTGATTTATGTGCGCGAGTACCGCGATGCTTGGTTTATTTCGGTGGTGATCGTGGTCAACTCGCTGATCGGCATCGTGCAGGAAATTCGCGCCAAGCGGGTGCTGCACCGGCTGGAGCTGATGAGTGCACCCAGGGCGCGGGTGCTGCGCGACGGCCAGGCGGTGGAGGTGCCGTATGATTCGCTGGTGGTGGGTGATGAGATTATCCTTAGGGCTGGTGATGAGCTGCCGGCGGACGCGGCAGTGACAGCGTCGAAGGGCCTGGAGCTGAATGAAAGTATGCTCACTGGCGAGTCGGCGGCGGTCGAGAAAGCGGCTGGCGACACGGTGCTGGCGGCAACCACGGTGCTGGCGGGTGAAGGTACGGCGCGGGTCACGGCGGTTGGCGACCAAACGAAGGCTGGTGCCATCAGCCAAGTCCTCAAGCGCTACAAACCGGAGCTGACGCCGCTGCAGGTGGCAATTTGGCGGGCGATTACCTTCTTGACATATGGTGCAATTATCTTAGCAGCGCTGATTTTTACCGTGTATTATTTGTCGGGTGATAACGTGGTGATTATCCTAAAGACCATTACTTCGGCGGCGGTAACGGTGGTGCCGGAGGGGCTGCTGCTGGCCAGTTCCCTGCTGCTGGCGTTCGGCTCGCTGCGGCTGGCGCAGGCCAAGGTGTTGCCGCAGAAATTGGCGGCGATCGAGGCGATGGCGCTGCTTAATTTATTGGCGGTGGACAAGACTGGTACGCTGACCAGCGACGAGGTGACGCTGGAGCGGGTGGTGGCGTTTGATGAGATGATGCCGGCAAATTCGATTACGGATACCTCGGAAAAATCCGCAGCCCAAGCGACCGCGGGCAGCCCAGCGCGTAGATTTTCGGAGATAAAACTATCTGAAGCTGCTTCGGACGTTGCCGAGCTGGCAGCCCTTATCGCTCATGAAACCAGCGGCGGCAATATCACTGGGCAAGCAATTCTCGCGGAACTCACGCCGTCCAAGCACGCAGACATCATCGAGGTGATGGCCTTTTCCTCGGCGCGCAAGATGGCGGGCGTTCGGGCGAAGGTCGACGGCACGGTGCGGACGTTGATGATGGGAGCGCCAGAGTTTGTGGCTAAATTGGCGCCGGTTGACACCATGTTGCAACGCCAGCTGGATGAGTGGGCGGACAGCGGCCTCAGGGTGCTGATGCTGGCGGAATTTGATGATGAAACGACTAAATTGAAGGATTTGCCAGACAGTTCTGGGCGGGCGATTGGCGCGGTGATTTTACGTAATTCCCTGCGCGACGGCGTGATTGACACGGTCAAGTTCCTCCAGCAGCAAGGCGTGGTCATCCGGGTGATTTCCGGCGACAATCCGCGTACCGTGCAGCATATCGCGCGCGAGGCGGGTATCGCTAATCCGGACAAGGCCATCCTCGGCTCGGTATTGGCAGGTCTCAGCGACAAAGCTTTCAATAAGGCTGCCGACGAGCACACAATTTTTGCCCGCGTGCTGCCAGAGCAAAAGGAGCGGCTGATCGCTCATTTCAAGCAGTCCGGCAAGTTCACCGGCATGGTCGGCGACGGCGTCAACGACGCGCTGGCGTTGAAAAAATCTGACCTCGGTGTGGCGATGTACGCGGGTGCTCCGGCATCGCGGCGGGTGGCGGACATTATTTTACTCAATAATTCGTTTACGTCCCTGCCGATTGGCATGAAGCTGGGTAATCGAATTATGCAAGCGATCGAAGTCATCGCTACCCTGTTCTTTCACAAGATTATTTACGGCGTGGTGCTGCTACTGAGTACCATGCTGGTCGGGCTGAATTATCCGTACGCGCCGCGGCACATCACCTTTCTCAATATTTTCCTGGTGACCATGCCGACGATTATGTGGACGCTGTTTCCGCCGCGGCCGCGTCATCGGGTCAATCCGGCGCATTTCTGGCGTGACACTCTGCAGGCGGTGGCGCCGATCGCGCTGCTGACGGGCCTGACGGTGGCGTTTACTTACTGGTCGGGCGTGACGCTGCATCCACATCAGGCGGCCGAGGCAGCGACGATGACGGTCCTGACAGCCACATTCTTTGGGATTTATCTGGTGTTTTTGGTCGGGCCGATGCTCGGTGTGGTCCTCGATAGGCGGGCGCACCTGGCGCGGACGCTGTATATGGCGGGCGTGCTGTTCGTTACCTTGGTGAGTTTTGGTATTGAGCCGCTCAGGCAGTTCTTTGACTTTACCATGCCAAATGTTGCCCTGCTCTGGCCGGGCATCGCTGTGGTCATCCCCGTCGCCCTGGCCCAGTGGTGGCTGGCTCGCCGCGCTGGTCGGAAGTTTGCTGATATGGTAGAGGCGGCCGACGAGCGGACGAAGACGAACCGCCCAGAATGA
- a CDS encoding DHH family phosphoesterase, producing MFDTAQQLIQSANNIVIIQAENPDGDSLGSSLALEEVLSDLGKTVTLYCPVDIPKYLRYIRGWDRVVGDFPTRADLAIIVDTSADVLLSKVLETPGVRHFLETHPVLVIDHHTAESTLSFEHTMLSDTVVATGELLYQLFTHAGWTINQQAAENLLIAIMSDSLGLTTPNTTAATFHVAGELTKLGASNAEIEERRREFMKKSPEILAYKGKLIERIEYLLDGQLALVHVPFEEIQQYSDAYNPGALIGDELRLVEGVALSCVIKTYPDGKLTARLRGNLPIADTVAGYFGGGGHPYAAGFRVYEEYDEAVRELVTATDKALREVEQD from the coding sequence ATGTTTGATACCGCCCAGCAACTCATCCAATCTGCCAACAACATCGTCATCATCCAAGCCGAAAATCCTGACGGTGACAGTCTGGGTTCTAGCTTGGCGCTGGAGGAAGTGCTGAGTGATTTGGGTAAGACCGTGACGTTGTATTGCCCAGTCGATATCCCCAAATATCTGCGCTACATCCGCGGCTGGGACCGGGTGGTTGGCGATTTTCCGACCCGCGCCGACCTAGCTATCATCGTGGATACCAGCGCCGACGTACTACTCAGCAAGGTCTTAGAAACGCCGGGGGTGCGGCATTTTTTGGAAACGCACCCAGTTTTGGTCATCGACCACCACACCGCCGAGTCAACGCTGAGCTTTGAACACACTATGCTCTCTGACACGGTGGTGGCTACCGGGGAATTATTGTACCAATTGTTCACGCACGCTGGCTGGACCATCAACCAGCAAGCCGCCGAAAACCTCCTCATCGCCATCATGTCTGACAGTCTGGGTCTCACCACGCCAAACACCACTGCGGCGACCTTTCACGTGGCGGGCGAGTTGACCAAACTCGGCGCGTCCAATGCCGAAATCGAAGAGCGGCGGCGCGAATTTATGAAGAAATCACCGGAGATTTTGGCATACAAAGGCAAGCTAATTGAGCGCATCGAATATTTACTGGACGGACAATTGGCGCTGGTACACGTGCCATTTGAGGAAATTCAACAGTACAGCGACGCCTACAACCCCGGCGCGCTGATCGGCGACGAGCTGCGGTTGGTCGAGGGCGTGGCGCTCAGCTGCGTTATCAAAACTTATCCCGACGGCAAGCTAACTGCCCGCCTGCGCGGCAACCTACCGATCGCCGATACCGTAGCCGGCTACTTCGGCGGCGGCGGCCATCCGTACGCGGCTGGTTTTCGCGTATACGAGGAGTATGACGAGGCCGTGCGGGAGTTGGTGACGGCGACGGATAAGGCTTTGCGAGAAGTGGAGCAGGACTAA
- a CDS encoding ABC transporter permease: MLRITDSLRLAGTKLRVRRIRLSITVVVSGLLFAALLAGLTMLMGAQRSVEEFDRGSLNNRYLVAQTAIRPNTIEFTSNLTARAEAERTQMIKDKQALAARLGLPYDPKSEPPIMQSFPDSQPYPNDQSVIVQRLIRQETAKLPRLTADAQWQFARTRGAVRQFSIQSIAANGMLNYMERGLESFDDKRQQNNQPTPLEEFKQQFGSITTIDQSLLGGYLLTGANTKPSEIPLIIRYQDAEVLLGLKPLDKNAGNDMQLARLKELRQKARQLTFSACYRNPTSRALLQTAKQQIQAAANQAKKPSADYVKPDREYAMPSADSCAAPAVVKDNRSAEAKRTEANQRQFDQTFGSAQPEPAQAKFTFRVVGLMPDGIEAAQSDIGSFLQQFLSARLSYTWIMPRGPMTTSAQTALESTIQTANNDQGGANREETLAIYEFSDPNKARSYLAAASCGEGNSGGTEITDLSAQPEPAAEASKTQKSNKSICLPHYVVFASPTGSNSLVNYDAMERLRPIIMWTFIGVTVIAAFILLIIISRTIADSRKESAVFRALGATRLDISQIYFVYTMIVALLTALFSIAAGLIVVYIADNLLAGQITATLRIAMTPKDLATTFHFWTIDWTIIGAVALSIIAAAVLACLIPLIRNTRRNPIKDMRDE, translated from the coding sequence ATGCTTAGAATCACCGATTCGCTGCGGCTGGCTGGCACCAAACTCCGAGTGCGGCGTATTCGCTTATCTATCACCGTGGTCGTGTCTGGGCTGCTTTTCGCGGCGCTGCTGGCGGGACTGACTATGCTAATGGGCGCCCAGCGGAGCGTCGAGGAATTTGATCGAGGCAGCCTGAATAACCGCTATTTGGTGGCGCAAACCGCCATTCGGCCAAATACTATTGAATTTACCTCAAATCTAACTGCTCGCGCCGAAGCCGAACGTACGCAAATGATCAAGGACAAGCAGGCGCTGGCCGCCCGCCTCGGCCTGCCATACGACCCCAAATCCGAACCGCCAATCATGCAGTCGTTTCCTGATAGCCAGCCGTACCCGAACGACCAGAGCGTCATCGTCCAGCGGCTTATTCGCCAGGAGACCGCCAAATTGCCGCGCCTCACAGCGGACGCGCAGTGGCAATTTGCCCGCACCCGCGGCGCCGTGCGACAGTTTAGTATTCAGTCAATCGCCGCCAATGGCATGCTGAATTATATGGAGCGGGGACTCGAATCGTTTGACGACAAGCGCCAGCAAAACAACCAGCCGACACCGCTGGAAGAATTTAAACAGCAATTCGGCAGTATAACCACCATCGACCAATCGCTGCTGGGCGGGTATTTGCTCACTGGCGCCAATACCAAACCCAGCGAGATTCCGCTGATCATCCGTTACCAGGACGCTGAAGTGCTGCTCGGCCTCAAGCCGCTGGATAAAAATGCCGGCAATGACATGCAGCTAGCACGGCTCAAAGAATTGCGCCAAAAAGCCAGGCAGTTGACATTCAGCGCCTGTTATCGCAACCCGACTTCGCGAGCGTTACTGCAAACCGCCAAACAGCAAATCCAAGCTGCCGCCAATCAAGCTAAGAAACCATCCGCCGATTATGTCAAACCAGACCGCGAATACGCCATGCCGTCCGCTGATTCCTGCGCTGCGCCGGCCGTCGTTAAGGATAATCGTTCAGCCGAAGCCAAGCGCACCGAAGCTAACCAGCGCCAATTTGATCAGACTTTCGGCTCAGCCCAGCCCGAACCTGCCCAGGCTAAATTTACTTTCCGCGTCGTCGGCCTGATGCCGGACGGTATTGAAGCCGCCCAAAGCGACATCGGCAGCTTCTTACAGCAATTTTTAAGCGCCCGCCTGTCATACACCTGGATCATGCCGCGCGGCCCGATGACCACCTCAGCGCAAACAGCGCTTGAATCAACTATTCAAACCGCCAACAATGATCAAGGCGGCGCCAACAGGGAAGAGACGCTAGCTATCTATGAATTCAGCGACCCCAATAAAGCTCGCAGCTACCTGGCAGCCGCTTCTTGCGGCGAAGGGAATTCTGGCGGCACGGAAATAACCGATTTATCCGCCCAGCCCGAACCCGCCGCTGAAGCTTCCAAAACCCAAAAATCTAATAAGTCAATCTGCCTGCCGCACTACGTAGTATTCGCGTCGCCCACCGGCAGCAACTCGCTCGTCAATTACGACGCCATGGAACGCCTCAGGCCAATCATCATGTGGACGTTCATCGGCGTGACGGTCATCGCCGCCTTTATCTTGCTGATTATCATCTCCCGCACCATCGCCGACAGCCGCAAAGAATCCGCAGTTTTTCGAGCGCTCGGAGCAACGCGGCTTGATATTAGCCAAATTTATTTCGTCTACACCATGATCGTGGCGCTGCTTACCGCGCTGTTTAGTATCGCCGCCGGACTAATCGTCGTATATATTGCCGACAATTTACTGGCTGGTCAAATCACCGCGACGCTGCGCATCGCCATGACGCCGAAAGATTTGGCGACAACCTTCCATTTTTGGACGATTGACTGGACGATCATCGGCGCGGTCGCCCTCAGTATCATCGCTGCTGCCGTGCTGGCGTGCCTGATACCGCTCATCCGCAACACCCGCCGCAACCCGATCAAAGACATGCGCGACGAGTAG
- a CDS encoding ABC transporter ATP-binding protein, whose protein sequence is MKPEVGKVRAEDIAAFLAKFDDVEEAIDAIRGFAQPAVSAGLVDLPPAAKSSPATKVMTPPAAAPERSSRYHIAVTDLAKSYRVGRQTIPALGGVSLDIFAGEFVAITGASGSGKSTLLQLIGGLDKPSTGQILINDQPLSRLSDRQLSRFRSREIGFVFQSFYLQPFLTLSANLEIPAMFARIKPKQRRARAQELAELVGLADRMHHLPRELSGGQIQRAAIARALFNRPNILLADEPTGNLDSANSDRIIDLFHQIRRELGTTVVIVTHNPDIAAAADREIRLKDGRIADA, encoded by the coding sequence ATGAAACCAGAGGTGGGGAAGGTGCGCGCTGAGGATATCGCGGCATTTTTAGCGAAGTTTGACGACGTCGAGGAAGCAATTGACGCAATCCGCGGCTTTGCTCAGCCGGCTGTTTCGGCCGGCTTAGTTGACTTACCTCCAGCCGCCAAATCTAGCCCAGCCACCAAGGTTATGACACCGCCCGCTGCCGCGCCAGAACGCTCCAGCCGCTACCATATCGCCGTAACCGACCTCGCCAAATCTTACCGCGTCGGCCGCCAGACCATTCCAGCGCTCGGCGGCGTTAGCCTTGATATTTTCGCTGGCGAATTCGTGGCCATCACTGGCGCTAGCGGCTCGGGCAAAAGTACTTTATTGCAGCTCATCGGCGGACTCGACAAGCCGTCCACCGGTCAAATCCTCATCAACGACCAGCCGCTCAGCCGCTTGTCTGACCGGCAACTGTCGCGGTTCCGATCGCGCGAAATCGGCTTTGTCTTTCAATCATTTTATCTGCAGCCATTCCTAACCCTGTCTGCCAATCTGGAAATTCCCGCCATGTTTGCCCGCATTAAGCCCAAGCAGCGCCGCGCCCGCGCCCAGGAACTCGCCGAATTGGTCGGACTAGCAGACCGGATGCACCATTTGCCGCGCGAACTTTCTGGCGGTCAAATTCAGCGCGCTGCCATCGCCCGCGCCTTATTCAATCGCCCGAATATTTTACTCGCCGACGAACCGACAGGCAATCTGGACAGCGCCAATTCCGACCGTATCATTGATCTATTTCACCAAATCCGCCGCGAACTCGGCACCACAGTCGTTATCGTTACGCATAATCCAGACATCGCCGCAGCAGCCGATCGTGAAATCCGCCTGAAGGACGGGAGAATAGCCGATGCTTAG
- the recR gene encoding recombination mediator RecR, which produces MKPTILPAALTTLIDEFGGLPGVGPRTAERYAYAVLRRDARRAEQLARALDRLHTRVKTCPVTFALIDHDQEVSPLYQDESRNRRLICVVEEPLDIVALERTGQYSGTYHVLGGAISPIDGIGPEQLHIPELIERIKHDNAEELIIATNASVEGESTALFLQCYLQEAGLTITISRLARGIPVGVDLEYADQITLTHALEGRRTL; this is translated from the coding sequence ATGAAACCGACGATTTTGCCGGCGGCGCTGACGACGCTAATTGATGAGTTTGGCGGGCTGCCCGGTGTCGGGCCGCGAACCGCCGAGCGCTATGCGTATGCCGTACTTCGGCGTGACGCCAGGCGAGCTGAGCAGCTAGCGCGGGCGCTGGACCGGCTGCATACACGCGTCAAAACCTGTCCGGTCACGTTCGCGCTGATTGATCACGATCAAGAGGTGTCGCCGCTATACCAAGACGAGTCGCGCAATCGCCGCTTGATTTGCGTGGTTGAAGAGCCACTGGATATCGTGGCGCTGGAGCGGACGGGGCAGTATAGCGGCACCTATCACGTGCTGGGCGGCGCGATTTCGCCAATTGATGGCATCGGCCCGGAGCAGCTGCACATCCCTGAGCTCATCGAGCGAATCAAGCATGATAACGCCGAGGAATTAATCATCGCCACCAACGCGTCGGTCGAAGGCGAGTCAACCGCGCTCTTTTTGCAGTGCTACCTCCAGGAGGCCGGCCTCACCATCACCATCTCGCGCCTGGCCCGCGGCATCCCCGTCGGCGTCGACCTTGAATACGCCGACCAAATTACGCTGACGCATGCGCTGGAAGGACGACGAACGCTGTAG
- a CDS encoding glycosyltransferase family 39 protein: MKKHKLADSAVYRWRYWLGYMALIVLFCAAITAASLYAPGGVTEAEIEALGTTNAISPSHLGSLAQTNLPFHLLQRGLFSLFGVTIYTIKLPSLILSFVAAVAVFFLLRRWFKPNVTILSLVIMTVTGQLIFFAQSFTPHILYITYAALILLFASLIVQRAKGSSLWRLLLAATVGLSLFTPYFWYIHLTLLLVALIHPHTRYALLAKRNRFKWLPAIIVLALTSAPAIFLAATHHDLLKSLVGIHSLSWALVDNLRLLLYHYFWVKPTVIGGQIAPVLDFSALFLIMLGLFKTIQHHHTARSYMIGVWLLLSLPLLVLQPSMTSIIILPLFILLAVGVEALLNQWYSLFPRNPYARITGLLMLMALIGVMVLSGLDRFTNGYRHFSGAVHEFSTDLPLLQKAIAGRQNVVLVANPHEAPLYETVARYSKHKLAVNQPAAEGTTLVITRAEQMAHPNTDGWTLERIVTNSHAEQADRFYLYKSAKK, translated from the coding sequence ATGAAAAAGCACAAACTCGCCGACTCGGCTGTCTATCGCTGGCGCTATTGGCTGGGCTACATGGCGCTGATTGTGCTATTCTGTGCGGCCATCACCGCCGCTAGTTTGTATGCCCCGGGCGGCGTGACCGAGGCAGAGATCGAGGCGCTTGGCACCACGAATGCTATCTCGCCGAGCCATCTCGGCTCGCTCGCTCAAACCAACTTGCCATTCCACCTCTTGCAGCGTGGACTGTTCAGCTTATTTGGCGTCACCATCTATACCATCAAGCTGCCATCGCTCATCCTGTCGTTCGTCGCTGCTGTCGCCGTGTTTTTCCTGCTACGGCGCTGGTTTAAGCCCAATGTCACCATTCTGTCGCTCGTCATTATGACGGTCACCGGCCAGCTGATCTTCTTTGCTCAAAGCTTCACGCCGCACATCCTCTACATCACCTATGCCGCGCTCATCCTCCTCTTCGCCAGCCTAATCGTCCAGCGCGCTAAGGGCTCATCCCTGTGGCGGCTGCTACTGGCAGCGACGGTCGGCCTGAGCCTGTTTACGCCGTATTTTTGGTATATTCATCTGACGCTGCTACTGGTAGCGCTGATCCACCCGCATACACGCTACGCACTACTCGCCAAACGCAATCGCTTCAAATGGCTGCCAGCGATCATCGTTCTCGCGCTCACGAGCGCGCCGGCAATTTTCCTCGCCGCGACGCATCATGATCTACTCAAATCACTGGTCGGTATTCACAGCCTCAGCTGGGCGCTGGTCGATAATTTGCGGTTGCTGCTGTATCATTATTTCTGGGTTAAGCCGACCGTTATCGGTGGTCAGATCGCACCAGTGCTCGACTTTTCGGCGCTGTTTCTGATCATGCTTGGTCTGTTCAAAACCATCCAGCACCACCACACCGCGCGTTCGTACATGATCGGCGTCTGGCTGCTACTAAGTTTACCGCTGCTGGTACTGCAGCCATCAATGACCAGCATTATTATCTTGCCACTATTTATCCTGCTGGCGGTTGGCGTCGAGGCGCTGCTCAATCAATGGTATTCGCTGTTCCCGCGCAATCCTTATGCCCGCATCACCGGCTTATTGATGCTGATGGCGCTCATCGGCGTGATGGTGCTCTCGGGTCTCGACCGCTTTACCAATGGGTATCGCCATTTCTCGGGCGCCGTACATGAATTTAGCACCGACTTGCCACTGCTCCAAAAAGCCATCGCCGGCCGGCAAAACGTCGTTCTCGTCGCTAACCCGCACGAGGCACCACTCTACGAAACCGTCGCCCGCTATAGCAAGCACAAACTTGCCGTCAATCAACCGGCCGCGGAGGGTACTACGCTCGTCATCACCCGCGCTGAACAAATGGCGCACCCCAACACTGACGGCTGGACACTCGAGCGTATCGTCACCAATAGCCACGCCGAGCAGGCTGACCGCTTTTACCTCTACAAATCAGCGAAAAAATAG
- the dnaB gene encoding replicative DNA helicase: MSEKNQTETMAGKLPPQNLDAEKSLLGAILIDEEVLADASEIVKPNDFYDKNHGLIFAGMMRLFEKHKPVDLLTLTDELKRKDELELIGGSAYLTELTNYVPTAAHAAAYAEMVAQTAVRRRLIKASSGITELGYDESTTTQELLEKAEAELFSVSDQSLKQDLVSLESILTDSFDRIEELHRNKGSLRGMRTGYRDLDTMTAGLQKSDLIILAARPAMGKTTLVTNLAYNVATIEKKPVLFFSLEMSKEQLTDRMLADAAGVDSWNIRTGNLSGDDFEKLSEAMGEMAEAPIYIDDTPGLSILEMRTKARRLAHEGEIGLIIVDYLQLMQATNNHNGNRVQEVSEISRGLKLIARELNVPLIALSQLSRSVESRTPPIPQLADLRESGSIEQDADIVSFIYRPGYYEPDNPEVQNITDLIIAKHRNGPVGKIQLYFHPERLRFMSLDRKHD, encoded by the coding sequence ATGAGCGAAAAAAACCAAACTGAGACTATGGCGGGCAAACTGCCGCCGCAAAACCTGGACGCTGAAAAAAGCCTGCTCGGCGCAATTCTCATCGACGAGGAAGTCCTGGCCGACGCCTCGGAAATCGTCAAACCGAACGACTTTTATGATAAAAACCACGGGCTGATTTTCGCTGGCATGATGCGGCTGTTTGAGAAGCACAAGCCGGTTGACCTCTTGACCTTGACTGATGAGCTGAAGCGCAAGGACGAGTTGGAACTCATCGGCGGCTCGGCGTATTTGACGGAGCTCACCAACTACGTGCCAACAGCAGCGCACGCGGCGGCATACGCCGAAATGGTGGCGCAAACAGCGGTGCGGCGGCGCCTGATCAAGGCCAGTAGCGGCATCACCGAGCTTGGCTACGATGAATCGACGACGACCCAGGAATTATTAGAAAAAGCCGAGGCCGAACTATTCAGCGTCTCCGACCAGTCATTGAAACAGGATTTGGTCAGCCTGGAAAGTATCTTGACCGATAGTTTTGATCGTATCGAGGAGCTTCACCGCAACAAGGGCAGCCTGCGCGGCATGCGGACCGGCTACCGCGATCTGGACACCATGACGGCGGGGCTGCAAAAGTCGGATTTGATTATCCTGGCCGCCCGTCCAGCCATGGGTAAAACCACGCTGGTGACTAACCTAGCCTACAATGTAGCGACGATCGAGAAAAAGCCGGTGCTGTTTTTCAGCCTCGAGATGAGTAAGGAGCAGTTGACCGACCGTATGCTGGCTGATGCGGCCGGCGTTGATAGCTGGAATATTCGCACCGGTAACTTGAGCGGCGATGATTTTGAGAAATTATCCGAAGCCATGGGCGAGATGGCAGAGGCGCCGATTTACATTGACGACACGCCGGGCCTCAGCATTCTGGAGATGCGCACCAAGGCTCGTCGGCTGGCGCACGAAGGCGAAATTGGCCTGATTATCGTCGACTACCTGCAGCTGATGCAGGCCACCAACAATCACAACGGCAACCGCGTCCAGGAAGTGTCGGAAATCTCCCGCGGCCTGAAGTTAATCGCCCGCGAACTCAACGTGCCGTTAATTGCCCTCAGTCAGCTGAGCCGTTCGGTCGAGTCGCGGACGCCGCCAATTCCACAGCTGGCCGACCTGCGCGAGTCCGGCTCCATCGAGCAGGACGCCGACATCGTCAGCTTTATTTACCGCCCAGGCTACTACGAACCGGATAATCCAGAGGTGCAAAACATCACCGACCTGATCATCGCCAAGCACCGTAACGGCCCAGTCGGCAAGATTCAACTCTACTTCCATCCGGAGCGCCTGCGTTTTATGAGCTTGGATCGCAAGCATGACTAG